Proteins from one Astatotilapia calliptera chromosome 8, fAstCal1.2, whole genome shotgun sequence genomic window:
- the LOC113028468 gene encoding STIP1 homology and U box-containing protein 1-like — protein MAGSPEKSSTAQELKEQGNRLFLCRKYQEAATCYSKAINRNPSVAVYYTNRALCYVKLQQHDKALADCKHALELDSQSVKAHFFLGQCHLELENYDEAIGNLQKAYNLAKEQRLNFGDDIPSALRIAKKKRWNSIEEKRINQENELHAYLTKLILAEKERELEEYKEKQDDNQNGGDAAKISSKHDKYLMDMDELFSQVDEKRKKREIPDYLCGKISFELMREPCITPSGITYDRKDIEEHLQRVGHFDPVTRSPLTQDQLIPNLAMKEVIDAFIQENGWVEDY, from the exons ATGGCCGGCAGCCCGGAGAAGAGTTCCACCGCGCAGGAGCTGAAGGAGCAGGGAAACCGGCTGTTCCTCTGCCGCAAGTACCAGGAGGCTGCTACGTGTTACAGTAAAGCTATT AACCGTAATCCATCTGTGGCAGTATACTACACCAACCGAGCTCTCTGCTatgtgaagctgcagcagcatGACAAAGCCCTGGCAGATTGTAAGCATGCGCTGGAGCTGGACAGTCAATCAGTTAAGGCACACTTCTTCTTGGGTCAGTGTCACCTGGAGCTGGAGAACTACGATGAGGCCATCGGGAACCTACAGAAAG cttATAACTTGGCAAAAGAACAAAGGCTGAATTTCGGAGATGACATCCCCAGTGCTTTGCGCATTGCCAAGAAAAAACGCTGGAACAGTATTGAGGAGAAGCGCATCAACCAGGAGAACGAGTTACACGCCTATCTGACCAAACTTATACTGGCTGAGAAGGAAAG AGAACTAgaagaatacaaagaaaaacaagatgacAATCAAAATGGAGGCGACGCTGCCAAGATCTCCTCAAAACAT GACAAGTATCTAATGGATATGGATGAGCTCTTCTCTCAAGTGGacgagaaaagaaaa AAGCGAGAGATTCCTGATTATCTTTGTGGGAAGATCAGTTTTGAGCTGATGAGGGAGCCCTGCATCACACCCAGTGGGATCACCTATGATCGCAAGGACATTGAAGAGCACCTACAG CGAGttggtcattttgacccagtcaCCAGGAGTCCCCTGACCCAGGATCAGCTGATCCCCAACCTGGCTATGAAGGAAGTGATAGACGCCTTTATCCAGGAGAACGGCTGGGTGGAGGACTACTGA
- the LOC113028469 gene encoding pentraxin fusion protein-like, which yields MYRRCHSALTHQAYCQSIVERADVRGCARREEDQARVTVEWERVGSREHQQHNIKMSDNAVKFGEALLGVLLLVTFSSSTQVGLSDKVLVFPYETDFSYVALIPQKEMGLKAFTLCMRVATELPEERQIILFAYRTADYDELNVWREKDGRISFYLSGDGVFFHLPPLTTFRTSLCLTWESRTGLAAFWVDGKRSTYQVYKPGHTIRPKGTVLLGQDPDKHLGGLEATQSFVGEMTDLNMWDYVLSRSMIQGWHYGHKVPKGNIFDWATMEYEVTGNVMVVDDD from the exons ATGTACAGACGGTGTCACTCAGCCCTCACACACCAGGCCTATTGTCAGAGCATCGTTGAAAGAGCTGACGTCAGGGGCTGTGCAAGGAGGGAAGAGGACCAGGCACGGGTCACTGTTGAGTGGGAAAGAGTTGGCAGCAGAGAACATCaacaacacaacattaaaatg AGCGACAACGCTGTGAAGTTTGGTGAGGCtctgctgggtgttttattgCTTGTGACTTTCTCCTCATCCACACAAG TGGGTCTGAGCGACAAAGTCCTGGTCTTCCCCTATGAGACGGACTTCAGCTACGTGGCCTTGATCCCGCAGAAGGAGATGGGGCTGAAGGCCTTCACCCTCTGCATGCGTGTGGCCACCGAGCTGCCGGAGGAGCGCCAGATCATCCTGTTCGCCTACCGCACAGCCGACTACGATGAACTCAACGTGTGGCGCGAGAAGGACGGCCGCATCTCCTTTTACCTGAGCGGCGACGGCGTCTTCTTTCACCTGCCCCCACTCACCACCTTCCGCACCAGCCTCTGCCTCACCTGGGAGTCGCGCACCGGCCTCGCCGCCTTTTGGGTGGACGGGAAGCGTAGCACCTACCAGGTCTACAAACCCGGCCACACCATCCGTCCGAAGGGCACCGTCCTCCTGGGGCAAGATCCAGACAAACACCTGGGAGGCTTGGAGGCCACGCAGAGCTTTGTGGGGGAAATGACGGACCTGAATATGTGGGACTATGTGCTCTCCAGGAGCATGATCCAGGGCTGGCACTACGGACACAAAGTCCCCAAAGGGAATATCTTCGACTGGGCCACCATGGAGTACGAGGTGACCGGGAACGTGATGGTGGTGGATGATGACTGA